From a region of the Corallococcus coralloides DSM 2259 genome:
- a CDS encoding CotH kinase family protein, which yields MRLRLLASFFLGLVVLAGSGCEPAPERRLNEAELPPPSGLRVTIDGHEPDTNRLFGTVASDAGTSRVEVYEDGRFLGHADIDSGRWSLPWWPGRRALGLEVVARDRQGAEARARVDFQHLTFDARPGLYQPETLLALPTAQGLRTYFTRDGSTPTPESSRYTAPIALLARSTPPVRWSFIPTTKPDAEEVLRWVAPLEAPPQVVVVRYRQFAGAEPVGPVRTRTFVIGREPYSLPVLSLVTDAANFFDPVTGIYVPGLAAEARPDDPFAANYLQNGKEWERPVHVEWFETSGQRVFDQDAGVRIHGTGSAVMPQKSLRLYAKEDYGPKTFAGPVFPGSPVTEFTRMIVRTSGQDQGVTKLRDCVLQGLLAETRLALQACRPTLVFLNGEYWGLHELRERLDEYYLASHYGVDRKKAVILEGSGILDVGEDGDEQPYQELVDYVATHDLSVPEHYSWVRARMDVEDFIEYQVAQLYLGNTDWPENNVKFWRLRTKKLEPDAPLGHDGRWRWLVYDLDFAMASGPDQDSLGRVLDAQSEVGAWSTLLLRGLLQSPEFKARFVERFLWHTEHTFAAERVTAALDAAAEALALEMPEQVARWSQPASVEAWRANLESFRETLRQRPAFMRQLLEQHLGPQ from the coding sequence ATGCGTCTCCGTCTTCTTGCGTCCTTCTTCCTGGGTCTCGTCGTCCTCGCCGGGTCCGGCTGTGAGCCCGCCCCCGAGCGGCGGCTGAACGAGGCCGAGCTTCCACCGCCCTCCGGGCTTCGCGTCACCATCGACGGGCACGAACCGGACACGAACCGGCTGTTCGGCACGGTGGCGAGCGACGCCGGCACGTCACGGGTGGAGGTGTACGAGGACGGGCGCTTCCTGGGCCATGCCGACATCGACAGTGGCCGCTGGAGCCTGCCCTGGTGGCCGGGCCGGCGCGCGCTGGGGCTGGAGGTGGTGGCGCGCGACAGGCAGGGCGCCGAGGCGAGGGCCCGCGTCGACTTCCAGCACCTGACGTTCGACGCGCGGCCCGGGCTCTATCAGCCGGAGACGCTGCTGGCGTTGCCCACGGCCCAGGGGTTGCGGACGTACTTCACGCGGGACGGCTCCACGCCCACGCCCGAGTCGTCGCGCTACACCGCTCCCATCGCGCTGCTGGCGCGCTCCACGCCTCCGGTGCGGTGGTCCTTCATCCCCACGACGAAGCCCGATGCCGAGGAGGTCTTGCGGTGGGTCGCGCCGCTGGAGGCGCCGCCGCAGGTCGTGGTGGTGCGCTACCGGCAGTTCGCGGGCGCTGAGCCGGTGGGTCCGGTCCGCACGCGCACGTTCGTCATTGGCCGGGAGCCGTACTCACTGCCGGTGCTGTCGCTGGTCACCGACGCGGCAAACTTCTTCGACCCGGTGACGGGCATCTACGTCCCGGGCCTCGCCGCCGAGGCCCGGCCCGATGATCCGTTCGCGGCCAACTACCTGCAGAACGGCAAGGAGTGGGAGCGCCCCGTCCACGTGGAGTGGTTCGAAACCTCCGGCCAGCGCGTGTTCGACCAGGACGCGGGCGTGCGCATCCACGGCACGGGCAGCGCGGTGATGCCGCAGAAGAGCCTGCGGCTGTACGCGAAGGAGGACTACGGCCCGAAGACGTTCGCGGGGCCGGTGTTCCCCGGCTCCCCGGTGACGGAGTTCACCCGGATGATCGTGCGCACGTCCGGACAGGACCAGGGCGTCACCAAGCTGCGCGACTGCGTGCTGCAGGGACTGCTGGCCGAGACGCGGCTCGCGCTCCAGGCCTGCCGCCCCACGCTCGTGTTCCTCAACGGCGAGTACTGGGGCCTGCACGAGCTGCGCGAGCGCCTGGACGAGTACTACCTGGCGTCGCACTACGGCGTGGACCGCAAGAAGGCCGTCATCCTGGAGGGCTCCGGGATCCTGGACGTGGGAGAGGACGGGGACGAGCAGCCCTACCAGGAGCTCGTCGACTACGTGGCGACGCACGACCTGTCGGTGCCGGAGCATTACTCCTGGGTGCGCGCGCGGATGGACGTGGAGGACTTCATCGAATACCAGGTCGCGCAGCTCTACCTGGGCAACACGGACTGGCCGGAGAACAACGTGAAGTTCTGGCGGCTGCGCACGAAGAAGCTCGAGCCGGACGCGCCCCTGGGACACGACGGCCGTTGGCGCTGGCTCGTGTACGACCTGGACTTCGCCATGGCCTCCGGCCCGGACCAGGACAGCCTGGGGCGCGTGCTGGACGCCCAATCAGAGGTGGGGGCCTGGTCCACGCTGCTCTTGAGGGGGCTGCTCCAGTCGCCGGAGTTCAAGGCCCGCTTCGTCGAGCGCTTCCTCTGGCACACCGAGCACACCTTCGCCGCGGAGCGGGTGACGGCGGCCCTGGACGCGGCGGCGGAGGCGCTCGCGCTGGAGATGCCTGAGCAGGTGGCGCGCTGGAGCCAGCCGGCCTCCGTGGAGGCCTGGCGCGCGAACCTCGAGTCCTTCCGGGAGACGCTGCGTCAGCGGCCGGCGTTCATGCGCCAGCTGCTGGAGCAGCACCTGGGGCCTCAGTAG
- a CDS encoding DUF2845 domain-containing protein, whose product MRTLSAALVATCLALPSLVHASALRCDNKIVSEGASQVDALAKCGQPVTKQSRTEYVTHKVKEGARGETRYGEASTEITTSTTVEEWTYNFGPHRLIQVAIFRDGRLVDVRSGSYGY is encoded by the coding sequence GTGCGCACCCTTTCCGCCGCGCTCGTCGCCACCTGCCTCGCCCTGCCCTCCCTCGTCCACGCCTCCGCGCTGCGCTGTGACAACAAGATCGTGTCGGAAGGAGCTTCGCAGGTGGACGCGCTGGCCAAGTGTGGTCAGCCCGTGACGAAGCAGAGCAGGACGGAGTACGTGACCCACAAGGTCAAGGAAGGGGCGCGGGGTGAGACGCGCTACGGGGAGGCCTCCACGGAGATCACCACCTCCACGACCGTGGAGGAGTGGACCTATAACTTCGGGCCCCACCGGCTGATTCAGGTGGCCATCTTCCGTGACGGCCGCCTGGTGGACGTGCGCAGCGGTTCCTACGGCTACTGA
- a CDS encoding DUF2845 domain-containing protein encodes MRTLPAALAFVACLALPSLAHAASLRCGNKLVSEGASQTDAVAKCGQPVSTETKRERVTTKSRDGRGDGSRREGNSTEYSASSTVEEWTYNFGPNRLMQIAIFRDGLLVDVRSGGYGY; translated from the coding sequence ATGCGCACCCTTCCCGCCGCCCTCGCCTTCGTCGCCTGCCTCGCCCTGCCCTCCCTTGCCCACGCGGCATCGCTGCGGTGTGGCAACAAGCTCGTGTCGGAAGGGGCGTCGCAGACGGATGCGGTGGCCAAGTGCGGCCAGCCCGTGTCGACCGAGACCAAGCGCGAGCGCGTGACCACCAAGTCCCGCGATGGCAGGGGGGACGGGTCGCGCCGCGAAGGGAACTCCACGGAGTACTCGGCCTCCAGCACCGTGGAGGAGTGGACCTACAATTTCGGGCCCAACCGGCTCATGCAGATCGCCATCTTCCGAGACGGCCTGCTGGTGGACGTGCGCAGCGGTGGCTACGGCTACTGA
- a CDS encoding sensor histidine kinase produces MTSPLLDPSRVSTPPADAEGALREEVARLRQETERLHRLLETAAQVTWSTNPARDALTPVSASWTAFTGQTAEQMRNQGWLLALHPDDRAGALAAWQRAKAGTQLFATRYRLRRVDGTYVWMLARGMPVLGPDGSVREWVGTCVDIQAQALGEERAEFLARASELFASSLDASATLASLANLSVSALADWCIVDMLHPDGHFERVQVVAADPSHAPLAATVQRLRPVPQERPVYPPAVALATGRSTLVPEVTDAEMQAVAQDAQHLETMRRVGIRSLLTVPLMARGHILGALTFLVTTSSRRYRDEDLRFAQELANVAALAVDNARLLQGARDAIRLRDEFLSVASHELKTPLTPLSLKLQALSRAVKSHPDSPLAPVIEAHVETGHRQVRRLTELMNDLLDVSRISAGTFRLQREEVDVAEVVREVATTFAPRFALEHCEFQVEAPGVVRGCFDRARLAQVLDHLLDNALKYGAGTPVSVRLVADGSVARLTVRDGGIGISPEQRPRLFERYGRAVSERHYGGLGLGLYLTRTIVEAEGGRVSLDSCLGEGATFMVELPLTRP; encoded by the coding sequence ATGACGTCCCCCCTCCTGGACCCGAGCCGCGTCTCCACGCCTCCCGCCGATGCCGAGGGCGCCTTGCGCGAGGAGGTGGCCCGGCTGCGCCAGGAGACCGAGCGGCTCCACCGGTTGCTGGAGACCGCGGCGCAGGTCACCTGGTCGACGAACCCCGCCAGGGACGCGCTGACGCCCGTCTCTGCGTCGTGGACGGCCTTCACCGGCCAGACGGCGGAGCAGATGCGCAACCAGGGGTGGCTCCTCGCCCTGCACCCGGATGACCGGGCCGGGGCCCTGGCGGCGTGGCAGCGGGCCAAGGCGGGGACGCAGCTCTTCGCCACGCGCTACCGGCTGCGCCGCGTGGATGGCACGTACGTGTGGATGCTCGCGCGCGGCATGCCGGTGCTGGGGCCGGACGGCTCCGTGCGCGAGTGGGTGGGCACCTGCGTGGACATCCAGGCGCAGGCCCTGGGCGAGGAGCGCGCCGAGTTCCTGGCGCGGGCCAGCGAGCTGTTCGCGTCGTCGCTGGACGCCTCCGCCACGCTGGCGTCGCTGGCGAACCTGTCGGTGTCGGCGCTCGCGGACTGGTGCATCGTGGACATGCTGCACCCGGATGGCCACTTCGAGCGCGTCCAGGTGGTGGCCGCGGATCCCTCGCATGCGCCGCTCGCGGCCACCGTGCAGCGGCTGAGGCCGGTGCCCCAGGAGCGGCCCGTCTATCCGCCCGCGGTGGCGCTGGCGACCGGCCGGTCCACCCTGGTGCCGGAGGTCACGGACGCGGAGATGCAGGCCGTGGCGCAGGACGCGCAGCACCTGGAGACGATGCGCCGGGTGGGCATCCGTTCGCTGCTCACCGTGCCGCTCATGGCCCGGGGCCACATCCTGGGCGCGCTGACCTTCCTGGTCACCACCTCCAGCCGCCGGTATCGCGACGAGGACCTGCGGTTCGCCCAGGAGCTGGCGAACGTGGCCGCGCTCGCGGTGGACAACGCGCGGCTGCTCCAGGGCGCGCGCGACGCCATCCGCCTGCGCGACGAGTTCCTCTCCGTCGCGAGCCACGAGCTGAAGACGCCGCTGACGCCGCTGAGCCTGAAGCTCCAGGCGCTGTCGCGCGCGGTGAAGTCTCATCCGGACTCGCCACTGGCCCCGGTCATCGAGGCCCACGTGGAGACGGGGCACCGCCAGGTCCGCCGGCTCACGGAGCTGATGAACGACCTGCTGGACGTGTCGCGCATCAGCGCCGGCACCTTCCGCCTGCAGCGCGAGGAGGTAGACGTCGCGGAGGTGGTGCGCGAGGTGGCCACGACGTTCGCGCCCCGGTTCGCCCTGGAGCACTGCGAGTTCCAGGTGGAGGCCCCGGGGGTGGTGCGCGGGTGCTTCGACCGGGCACGGCTGGCGCAGGTGTTGGATCACCTGCTGGACAACGCCCTCAAGTACGGCGCCGGGACGCCGGTGTCCGTGCGGCTCGTGGCGGACGGGTCCGTGGCGCGGCTCACGGTGCGCGACGGGGGCATCGGCATCTCGCCGGAGCAGCGGCCCCGCCTCTTCGAGCGCTACGGCCGCGCGGTGTCCGAGCGCCACTATGGCGGCCTGGGCCTGGGGCTCTACCTCACCCGCACCATCGTGGAGGCCGAGGGCGGGCGCGTGTCCCTGGACAGCTGTCTGGGCGAGGGCGCGACGTTCATGGTGGAGCTGCCGCTCACGCGCCCCTGA
- a CDS encoding immune inhibitor A domain-containing protein, with protein sequence MRKNPSWLALGLLTLAAPSAYAERAWYEKPQPDVAAPSTKLRKAVVQDITDDLPHRLGEQQKELKAQALQMRLEGRGQPGRVQKLANGKFVELELQRTDRIFVILVEYGTQIHPVFGNPATNPGGNIPGPLHNEIPAPDRSVDNTTIWQPNYDRAHFEKLYFDTTPGADSVANFYKAASSGRYTVSGTVSEWVKVPYNAARYGNNLCGSSSCSNSVWPLISDAIKAWTNAQLAAGKTPAEIKAYLDTFDTWDRYDHDGDGNFDEPDGYIDHFQIVHAGMGEEVGGGAQGPNAVWSHRWFAYSNGTGPDGIGPAYNQNGGTRFGTGIDKWVGDYTIQPENGGLGVFAHEYGHDLGLPDHYDTTNAADNGTGFWTIMSSGSYLNDGTTDIGSRPGDFFAWDKLQLGWLDYATTDAGLYSYHNLGPAEFTSANAKQALVVKLPGKPVLQPTTPPYEGQGMWQGGQGNNLDRVLEKTVKLPNKKPITFSFQTWFDIEEDWDYAYVALSVDGGPFVNLPSPVSRTTNPWGNNLGNGITGTSGGWIPLEFDLSAHAGKTVTLKIRYKTDAAEFNKGFLVDFVQLWAKNTYVFGDDGEWGHKWWDKSTFFVTDGTNTLYDNYYLAEWRQFRGYDEGLATGPYNYGFSADGLVDWAERYSYNPGLLITYWDTSQSNNNVSQHPGSGRILPVDSRPQPLQRSDGRYWSGRVQTHDATFGLEPSFPLSLKPNGFPRNEYPSQPAVPVFNDTNEFWSATQPYAGVKVPKTGTIIEVLSTNADQTVMEVQVRPVD encoded by the coding sequence ATGCGGAAAAACCCATCTTGGCTGGCCCTGGGCCTGCTGACGCTCGCGGCGCCGTCGGCGTACGCGGAGCGCGCGTGGTACGAGAAGCCGCAACCTGACGTCGCCGCGCCGTCCACCAAGCTGCGCAAGGCAGTTGTGCAGGACATCACGGACGACCTGCCCCACCGTCTGGGTGAGCAGCAGAAGGAGCTGAAGGCGCAGGCGCTGCAGATGCGCCTGGAGGGTCGCGGTCAGCCGGGCCGGGTGCAGAAGCTGGCCAACGGCAAGTTCGTGGAGCTGGAGCTGCAGCGCACGGACCGCATCTTCGTCATCCTGGTGGAGTACGGCACGCAGATCCACCCGGTGTTCGGCAACCCCGCCACCAACCCGGGCGGCAACATCCCCGGCCCGCTGCACAACGAGATTCCGGCCCCTGACCGCTCGGTGGACAACACCACCATCTGGCAGCCGAACTACGACCGGGCGCACTTCGAGAAGCTCTACTTCGACACCACTCCGGGCGCGGACTCGGTGGCGAACTTCTACAAGGCCGCGTCGTCCGGCCGCTACACCGTGTCCGGCACGGTGTCCGAGTGGGTGAAGGTGCCGTACAACGCCGCCCGCTACGGCAACAACCTGTGCGGCAGCTCCAGCTGCTCCAACTCCGTGTGGCCGCTCATCAGCGACGCCATCAAGGCGTGGACGAACGCCCAGCTGGCCGCCGGCAAGACGCCCGCGGAGATCAAGGCGTACCTGGACACGTTCGACACGTGGGACCGGTACGACCACGACGGCGACGGCAACTTCGACGAGCCGGACGGCTACATCGACCACTTCCAGATCGTCCACGCCGGCATGGGTGAGGAAGTCGGCGGCGGCGCGCAGGGCCCCAACGCCGTGTGGAGCCACCGCTGGTTCGCGTACAGCAACGGCACGGGCCCGGATGGCATCGGCCCCGCGTACAACCAGAACGGCGGCACGCGCTTCGGCACGGGCATCGACAAGTGGGTGGGCGACTACACCATCCAGCCGGAGAACGGCGGACTGGGCGTGTTCGCGCACGAGTACGGCCACGACCTGGGCCTGCCGGACCACTACGACACGACGAACGCGGCGGACAACGGGACGGGCTTCTGGACCATCATGTCGTCCGGCTCGTACCTGAACGACGGCACCACGGACATCGGCAGCCGTCCGGGTGACTTCTTCGCCTGGGACAAGCTGCAGCTGGGCTGGCTGGACTACGCCACCACGGACGCGGGCCTGTACTCGTACCACAACCTGGGTCCCGCGGAGTTCACGTCCGCGAACGCGAAGCAGGCGCTCGTGGTGAAGCTGCCCGGCAAGCCCGTGCTTCAGCCCACCACCCCCCCCTACGAGGGCCAGGGCATGTGGCAGGGCGGCCAGGGCAACAACCTGGACCGCGTGCTCGAGAAGACGGTGAAGCTGCCGAACAAGAAGCCCATCACCTTCTCCTTCCAGACCTGGTTCGACATCGAGGAGGACTGGGACTACGCCTACGTCGCCCTCTCCGTGGACGGTGGCCCGTTCGTGAACCTGCCCAGCCCCGTGAGCCGCACCACGAACCCGTGGGGCAACAACCTGGGCAACGGCATCACCGGCACGTCCGGCGGTTGGATTCCCCTGGAGTTCGACCTGTCCGCCCACGCGGGCAAGACCGTCACGCTGAAGATCCGCTACAAGACGGACGCGGCGGAGTTCAACAAGGGCTTCCTGGTGGACTTCGTGCAGCTGTGGGCGAAGAACACCTACGTCTTTGGTGACGACGGCGAGTGGGGCCACAAGTGGTGGGACAAGTCGACGTTCTTCGTGACGGACGGCACCAACACCCTCTACGACAACTACTACCTGGCCGAGTGGCGCCAGTTCCGCGGCTACGACGAGGGTCTGGCCACGGGTCCCTACAACTACGGCTTCAGCGCGGATGGCCTGGTGGACTGGGCGGAGCGCTACTCGTACAACCCCGGCCTGCTGATCACCTACTGGGACACGTCGCAGTCGAACAACAACGTGTCGCAGCACCCGGGCTCGGGCCGCATCCTGCCCGTCGACTCGCGCCCGCAGCCCCTGCAGCGCAGCGACGGCCGCTACTGGTCCGGCCGCGTGCAGACGCACGACGCGACGTTCGGTCTGGAGCCCAGCTTCCCGCTGTCGCTCAAGCCCAACGGCTTCCCGCGCAACGAGTACCCCTCGCAGCCCGCGGTGCCGGTGTTCAACGACACGAACGAGTTCTGGTCCGCCACGCAGCCGTACGCCGGCGTGAAGGTCCCGAAGACGGGCACCATCATCGAGGTGCTGTCGACGAACGCCGACCAGACCGTGATGGAAGTCCAGGTGCGTCCGGTCGATTGA
- a CDS encoding phosphoenolpyruvate carboxylase — protein sequence MARTRPVDPPLRRDVRLLGRLLGEVLVEQEGQALFDKEEEVRHLAIQRRRGPVAGRRAAAAELAAVLRRLPSEQVEPVLRAFSVYFQLVNLAEQHHRIRRARAHASPTATRPQKGSLESTLLALKAAGVSADKVRETLGTLKVTLTFTAHPTQAVRRTLLEKLYRLAMLLEERDRCTLTPRESAANLTAMREEITALWQTDELRRERPTVGDEVKNVHWYVEEMLAEPVARLPEALDWAFERAYGEPLGALDTPVRVHSWVGGDMDGNPLVTPEVFADTLRAHRARGLRLLLRDVERLGGMLSQSERHARPTQELERSLEEDAKALPDVAKQQGPRTLGEPWRRKLRFMEERLTLALEHVLARRQGRESTLPAGAYRSPEALGDDLAVLERSLFAARAEHAGLREVRRMSERVRALGLGLGELEVRAPAEDAVSAAASFSGGPAPTEGGQRLLEVLAKLREGQDEGGESVCRTLILSMASTADDVLAAFQCLKHAGLWDKERQCATVDVAPLFEQLGALDGGPDVLRQLFAHPEYRQHLKGRGVQEVMVGYSDSGKEVGLLAASAALYRAQVALTQVADENDVPLRLFHGRGETVARGGGPAQTAILALPPGTVAGAYKATEQGEAMDHKYARPELTQRTLELVVGGVLLHTLDAQPRPSPEDESAFRAAFDALAESGRKAYRALVWEDPGFVEFFMKGTPVEEISALPIGSRPSKRKAGGLDTLRAIPWSFAWTQTRAILPAWYGVGSALEESAATPEGAALLQRMYKEWPFFRAVIDNVTMVLAKTDMAIAARYAKLAPASTRPLWLRIQQEHSRTRRAVKTITGEAKLLDNNPQLQRSIALRNPYVDPMSFLQVELLKRKRDGDAECDRPLLLALNGIAAGMRNTG from the coding sequence ATGGCGCGTACACGTCCCGTGGATCCCCCGCTGCGGCGGGATGTCCGGCTCTTGGGCCGGCTGTTGGGTGAGGTGTTGGTGGAACAGGAGGGGCAGGCCCTGTTCGACAAGGAGGAGGAGGTCCGCCACCTGGCCATCCAGCGCCGGCGGGGCCCGGTGGCCGGACGACGCGCCGCGGCAGCGGAGCTGGCGGCGGTGTTGCGGCGGCTGCCGTCGGAACAGGTGGAGCCGGTGCTGCGCGCCTTCTCCGTCTACTTCCAGTTGGTCAACCTTGCGGAGCAGCACCACCGCATCCGCCGCGCGCGGGCCCACGCGAGCCCCACCGCCACCCGGCCCCAGAAGGGGTCGCTGGAGTCCACGCTGCTGGCGCTGAAGGCCGCGGGCGTCAGCGCCGACAAGGTGCGTGAAACGCTGGGGACGCTGAAGGTGACGCTGACGTTCACCGCGCACCCGACCCAGGCGGTGCGCCGCACGCTGCTGGAGAAGCTCTACCGGCTGGCCATGCTGCTGGAAGAGCGCGACCGGTGCACGCTCACCCCGCGCGAGTCCGCCGCGAACCTCACCGCCATGCGCGAGGAGATCACCGCGCTGTGGCAGACGGACGAATTGCGCCGCGAGCGCCCCACCGTGGGCGACGAGGTGAAGAACGTCCACTGGTACGTGGAGGAGATGCTGGCGGAGCCGGTGGCCCGGCTGCCGGAGGCGCTGGACTGGGCCTTCGAGCGCGCCTACGGCGAGCCCCTGGGCGCGCTGGACACGCCCGTGCGCGTGCACTCGTGGGTGGGCGGCGACATGGACGGCAACCCGCTGGTGACGCCAGAGGTGTTCGCGGACACGCTGCGCGCGCACCGCGCCCGGGGCCTGCGGCTGCTCCTGCGCGACGTGGAGCGGCTGGGCGGGATGCTGTCCCAGTCGGAGCGGCACGCGCGCCCCACGCAGGAATTGGAGCGCTCGCTGGAGGAGGACGCGAAGGCGCTGCCGGACGTGGCGAAGCAGCAGGGCCCGCGCACGCTGGGCGAGCCGTGGCGCCGCAAGCTGCGCTTCATGGAGGAGCGGCTGACGCTGGCGCTGGAGCACGTGCTCGCGCGGCGGCAGGGAAGGGAGTCCACGCTGCCGGCAGGGGCCTACCGGTCACCGGAGGCGCTGGGGGATGACCTGGCGGTGCTGGAGCGGTCGCTCTTCGCGGCGAGAGCGGAGCACGCGGGCCTGCGCGAGGTGCGCCGCATGTCCGAGCGCGTGCGCGCGCTGGGCCTGGGCCTGGGCGAGCTGGAGGTGCGGGCTCCCGCGGAGGACGCGGTGAGCGCGGCGGCGTCCTTCAGCGGCGGACCGGCCCCCACCGAGGGCGGCCAGCGGCTGCTGGAGGTGCTGGCGAAGCTGCGCGAGGGCCAGGACGAGGGCGGCGAGTCCGTGTGCCGCACGCTCATCCTCTCCATGGCCTCCACCGCGGATGACGTGCTGGCGGCGTTCCAGTGCCTGAAGCACGCGGGGCTCTGGGACAAGGAGCGGCAGTGCGCCACCGTGGACGTGGCGCCGCTCTTCGAGCAGCTGGGCGCGCTGGACGGCGGGCCGGACGTGCTGCGCCAGCTCTTCGCGCACCCGGAGTACCGCCAGCACCTGAAGGGCCGTGGGGTGCAGGAGGTGATGGTGGGCTACAGCGACTCCGGCAAGGAGGTGGGCCTGCTCGCCGCGAGCGCCGCGCTGTACCGCGCCCAGGTGGCGCTCACGCAGGTGGCGGACGAGAACGACGTGCCCCTGCGCCTGTTCCACGGCCGCGGGGAGACGGTGGCGCGCGGCGGCGGCCCCGCCCAGACGGCCATCCTCGCGCTGCCGCCGGGCACGGTGGCCGGCGCCTACAAGGCCACCGAACAGGGCGAGGCGATGGACCACAAGTACGCGCGCCCGGAGCTCACCCAGCGCACGCTGGAGCTGGTGGTGGGCGGCGTGCTGCTGCACACGCTGGACGCGCAGCCGCGCCCGTCCCCGGAGGACGAGTCCGCCTTCCGCGCCGCCTTCGACGCGCTGGCGGAGTCCGGCCGCAAGGCGTACCGCGCGCTCGTCTGGGAGGACCCGGGCTTCGTGGAGTTCTTCATGAAGGGCACGCCCGTGGAGGAGATCTCCGCGCTGCCCATCGGCTCGCGCCCCAGCAAGCGCAAGGCGGGCGGGCTGGACACGCTGCGCGCCATCCCGTGGAGCTTCGCGTGGACGCAGACGCGCGCCATCCTCCCGGCCTGGTACGGCGTGGGCAGCGCGCTGGAGGAGTCCGCGGCCACGCCGGAGGGCGCGGCGCTCCTGCAGCGCATGTACAAGGAATGGCCCTTCTTCCGCGCGGTCATCGACAACGTGACCATGGTGCTGGCCAAGACGGACATGGCCATCGCGGCGCGGTACGCGAAGCTGGCCCCCGCGTCCACGCGGCCCCTGTGGCTGCGCATCCAGCAGGAGCACTCCCGCACGCGCCGCGCGGTGAAGACGATCACGGGGGAGGCGAAGCTGTTGGACAACAACCCGCAGCTGCAGCGGAGCATCGCGCTGCGCAACCCCTACGTGGACCCCATGTCCTTCCTCCAGGTGGAGCTGCTCAAGCGCAAGCGGGACGGGGACGCGGAGTGCGACCGGCCGCTCCTCCTGGCGCTCAACGGCATCGCTGCGGGCATGCGGAACACCGGTTAG
- a CDS encoding SGNH/GDSL hydrolase family protein, with product MGLRKALRWGYFGALGVLVGCGGMDDGRAPEDVYEPGRTDAEVTAPAATESVEAAPTLTLHDGHRVQATPPVAPLPARFQPAFHQSLRESVSVGSVTTYRIKVPMGRAGSRVRVTFRSGDGSLTLQRATVAKAGANGALDSAPVALTFGGNTGFTTGTRTLVTSDPVAFPVGFRDEVAISFEVKGALGKSRIQAFPDSWMRTGAYATTQGALGGQAWEYATGVATVDVEGAPGRAFVAIGDSITEGYTGTWNDTRNAWPSRVEKQLGVPVVNSGASGQGFWDANLQLPQEVLSLQGVTDCIVLLGVNDLAAEGMTVPKLQQRMTQLLDQLQPVCKLWVSTLLPKEKMGADGGDFALMKAQRQEFNAWLRSLTRAQIIDLEAVTRQPGNVDLFIDGLEVDGIHPSVEGHRVMADEVARTLKAKGAL from the coding sequence ATGGGTCTGAGGAAGGCGCTGCGCTGGGGGTACTTCGGGGCCCTGGGCGTGCTGGTGGGGTGTGGAGGCATGGACGACGGCCGCGCTCCGGAGGATGTCTACGAGCCGGGCCGTACGGACGCGGAGGTCACCGCGCCCGCGGCCACGGAGTCCGTGGAGGCCGCGCCCACGCTGACGCTGCATGACGGTCACCGGGTGCAGGCCACGCCGCCCGTGGCTCCCCTGCCCGCCCGGTTCCAGCCCGCCTTCCATCAGTCGCTGCGCGAATCCGTCTCCGTGGGGAGCGTCACCACGTACCGCATCAAGGTACCCATGGGGCGTGCGGGCAGCCGCGTGCGCGTCACCTTCCGCTCCGGCGACGGCAGCCTGACGCTACAGCGGGCCACGGTGGCGAAGGCCGGCGCCAATGGCGCGCTGGACTCCGCGCCGGTGGCGCTCACCTTCGGCGGCAACACGGGCTTCACCACGGGCACGCGCACGCTGGTGACGTCGGATCCGGTCGCGTTCCCGGTGGGCTTCCGCGACGAGGTGGCCATCTCCTTCGAGGTGAAGGGCGCGCTGGGCAAGAGCCGCATCCAGGCGTTCCCGGACAGCTGGATGAGGACCGGCGCCTACGCGACGACGCAGGGCGCGCTGGGCGGCCAGGCCTGGGAGTACGCCACGGGCGTGGCGACGGTGGACGTGGAAGGCGCGCCGGGCCGGGCCTTCGTCGCCATTGGAGACAGCATCACCGAGGGCTACACGGGCACGTGGAACGACACGCGCAACGCGTGGCCGTCCCGGGTGGAGAAGCAGCTCGGGGTGCCGGTGGTGAACTCGGGCGCGTCCGGGCAGGGCTTCTGGGACGCGAACCTCCAGCTGCCGCAGGAGGTGCTCTCCCTGCAGGGCGTCACCGACTGCATCGTCCTCTTGGGCGTCAACGACCTGGCCGCGGAGGGCATGACGGTGCCGAAGCTGCAGCAGCGCATGACGCAGCTGCTGGATCAGCTCCAGCCCGTGTGCAAGCTGTGGGTGAGCACGCTCCTGCCCAAGGAGAAGATGGGCGCGGACGGCGGGGACTTCGCGCTGATGAAGGCCCAGCGCCAGGAGTTCAACGCGTGGCTGCGCTCCCTGACGCGCGCGCAGATCATCGACCTGGAGGCCGTGACGCGGCAGCCGGGCAACGTGGACCTCTTCATCGACGGGCTGGAGGTGGACGGCATCCACCCGTCCGTGGAAGGCCACCGGGTCATGGCGGACGAGGTGGCGCGGACCCTCAAGGCGAAGGGCGCCCTGTAG